The Solibacillus sp. FSL R7-0668 genome includes the window GGTTGATATGGATACGGATAAGGATACGGTGGATAATAATAGTATGGTTGTGGATAACGGTTAAATGATCCCCCTAAAAAACTACCTAAAAAGCCCCCTAAAAATGGTGCGCCGAATGGTAAAAAACCACCGAAGCCACCATATGGATAACGATTCACCAATTGCCAAGCCCCCTCCCCTTTTTCCTAGCATATTCCACCTTAATTCCTGTCACTAGTTACTCGCCTAGACGATACTTCTCGGTGCTGGTGTTTCAAAAAATCGGGCAGAAAAAACTTGAGTTGGATTTTTCCAATTGCCTTTAAATAGGCTCATGCATAACCAATTTGGTTTTGCGAAATTATTTAAATGATACACCCTTGAAAACTTAGATGACCGAAGATTTCTTAAGACTACCTTAAGATTTTAATGACTTTCCCTTAAGATTTCTACGTTAGAATGAATGTAAACATGTTAGAAGGAGACCATTTGATGAGAAAATTTTTAAACATCGGATATTGGATTGTATTATTATTCTATTCCTATCTTTTAATCGAAACGGTATTTTTTGCACGAGATGCTAGACGAAGCGTTAACTTCATTCCATTTGACATGATTGCAGCGCATGGCTTTACATTAAATGTATGGGGAAATATTCTGATGTTTATTCCACTCGGGCTCTATGTCGCCCACTTTATGAAACAGTTTAAATTTTGGAGCGCCTTGGGAATCGTAATGGGGACAAGCTTTGCGATTGAAGTGCTTCAATATGTTTTTAAGCGTGGCGCAACGGATATAG containing:
- a CDS encoding VanZ family protein, whose protein sequence is MRKFLNIGYWIVLLFYSYLLIETVFFARDARRSVNFIPFDMIAAHGFTLNVWGNILMFIPLGLYVAHFMKQFKFWSALGIVMGTSFAIEVLQYVFKRGATDIDDLLLNAIGGFIGILIHLLFRALLKSKEHVHMAISTLSLVVGIPIFLLAIILILSN
- a CDS encoding uroporphyrin-III methyltransferase; translated protein: MVNRYPYGGFGGFLPFGAPFLGGFLGSFLGGSFNRYPQPYYYYPPYPYPYPYQPYPSYPPYRRHRNW